In Mucilaginibacter celer, one DNA window encodes the following:
- a CDS encoding four helix bundle protein: protein MSHHSLEDLEVYRLADSFSDEIWFIVSGWDYFTKDTVGKQIVRSADSISSNMAEGYGRYHYKENRNFCYFSRGSILETKGWLQKSKKRNLITEEQFNDLFEKLQTIHIKLNAYLKFIGRSGGSSKPDQ from the coding sequence ATGAGTCATCACTCATTAGAAGATTTAGAAGTATATCGATTGGCTGATAGTTTTAGCGACGAGATTTGGTTTATTGTAAGCGGATGGGATTATTTTACGAAGGATACTGTTGGAAAACAAATAGTTCGTTCTGCCGATTCTATAAGTTCAAACATGGCAGAAGGCTATGGAAGATATCATTATAAAGAAAATCGCAATTTCTGCTATTTCAGCCGGGGCTCTATTTTAGAAACGAAAGGCTGGCTACAAAAGTCGAAAAAAAGAAACTTAATAACGGAAGAACAATTTAATGATCTGTTTGAAAAGCTTCAAACAATACATATTAAATTGAACGCGTATTTAAAATTTATTGGTCGATCGGGAGGTAGTAGCAAACCCGACCAATAA
- a CDS encoding transglycosylase domain-containing protein: protein MRTTNPRFNSKNTLQPADIRRYNWYIWRTVIALFAFVVIMITLTIFDVFGQLPSFRDLENPKSNQATEIISSDKQVLGTYYVQNRSNVTYRELSPNVVNALVATEDKRFYDHSGIDFGRSFTIFAHLLIGQKQGGSTITQQLALNLFSERSANPFKRIIQKLQEWVTAVKLERHYTKEEILTMYLNTVDFGAYNTYGIKSAARTYFNTTPDKLTPDQAALLIGMVNGPGIYSPIRHPDNAIKRRNLVLNRMAEQKYLSEGQAEEFKRKPLGLDFHQNNHFDGLAPYFRSVLKKEVQKIFKEQNINRPDGTPYDLDRDGLKIYTTIDATMQQYAEEAQKEYMKDLQAQFNDHWRGRNLYKSIHNFKFLLDQGMQKSDRYKQLKQQEKTDEEIQENFNTKTTLNLFTWHGNIDTLMRPIDSIIYSKMLLRNALMSMDPTTGYVKAWVGGTNFEHFKYDQVKNGTRQVGSTAKPFTYAVAIDNGYSPCLKINNVPDTIRGYGAPWCPRSSPSETLPGFITLRQALAHSQNWVTAHVMGEVKPEPVVDLIKKMGITSAVPPYPSICLGTFDASVFEMTAAYSTFANHGLWTEPTYILRIEDKNGNVLYTHTPRVVQAMNPQTAYVMTYMLKGVIENGTGSRLAYKYGLRNPIGGKTGTTQNNSDGWFIGITPQLVTGLWTGCEDRDIAFQSTRLGEGANSALPIFAFYMKKVYANPSLGIKKTVDFDAPANGVSIEMNCDVYNQQQQGNNSEVDNKLGF from the coding sequence ATGAGAACCACCAATCCAAGGTTTAATTCAAAAAACACACTGCAACCCGCAGATATAAGAAGATACAACTGGTACATATGGCGCACTGTTATAGCACTGTTCGCTTTTGTGGTAATTATGATTACCCTTACCATTTTTGATGTATTTGGCCAGCTGCCATCCTTCCGCGATCTGGAAAACCCTAAAAGCAACCAGGCAACTGAGATCATCTCATCGGATAAACAGGTTTTGGGTACCTATTATGTTCAAAACCGGTCGAACGTTACTTATCGGGAGTTATCGCCCAACGTAGTTAATGCCCTGGTAGCTACCGAGGATAAACGCTTTTATGATCACTCGGGCATTGATTTCGGTCGTAGTTTTACCATTTTCGCGCATTTGCTTATCGGTCAAAAACAGGGCGGCAGTACCATTACCCAGCAATTGGCGCTAAATCTTTTTTCCGAACGATCAGCCAATCCATTTAAACGCATCATCCAGAAACTGCAGGAATGGGTTACCGCCGTTAAATTGGAACGCCATTACACCAAGGAGGAAATCCTTACCATGTACCTTAACACGGTTGATTTTGGCGCGTACAATACTTACGGCATCAAATCGGCAGCACGCACCTATTTTAATACCACACCCGATAAGCTTACACCCGACCAGGCTGCTTTGCTGATAGGTATGGTTAACGGCCCCGGCATTTACTCGCCCATCCGCCACCCTGATAATGCCATAAAACGCCGTAACCTGGTTCTTAACCGTATGGCCGAGCAAAAATACCTGAGCGAAGGCCAGGCCGAAGAGTTTAAAAGAAAACCCCTCGGTTTGGATTTTCACCAGAACAATCACTTTGACGGCTTAGCTCCATACTTCCGCTCGGTGTTGAAAAAAGAAGTTCAGAAAATTTTTAAAGAACAAAACATTAACCGTCCGGATGGTACGCCATATGACCTTGACCGTGACGGTCTAAAAATATACACCACCATTGATGCCACCATGCAGCAATATGCCGAGGAAGCACAAAAAGAGTATATGAAGGATCTGCAGGCGCAGTTTAATGATCACTGGCGGGGCCGCAACCTGTACAAAAGCATTCATAACTTTAAGTTTCTGCTTGACCAGGGGATGCAAAAATCTGACAGGTATAAACAATTGAAACAACAGGAAAAAACAGACGAGGAGATCCAGGAAAACTTTAATACCAAAACTACCCTCAACCTGTTTACCTGGCATGGCAATATCGATACCCTGATGAGGCCTATCGACTCGATCATCTACAGCAAAATGCTGCTGCGTAACGCCCTCATGAGCATGGACCCAACAACCGGCTATGTTAAAGCCTGGGTAGGCGGCACCAACTTTGAGCATTTTAAGTATGATCAGGTGAAGAACGGTACCCGCCAGGTAGGTTCAACAGCCAAGCCGTTTACTTATGCCGTGGCTATTGATAATGGTTACTCGCCATGTTTAAAGATCAATAACGTGCCTGATACCATCCGCGGTTATGGTGCACCATGGTGCCCACGCTCGTCGCCATCCGAAACCTTGCCGGGCTTTATTACCTTAAGGCAGGCATTGGCACACTCGCAAAACTGGGTTACCGCCCACGTAATGGGCGAAGTTAAACCCGAGCCTGTGGTTGACCTGATTAAAAAAATGGGCATTACCAGCGCGGTTCCGCCATATCCATCCATCTGCTTAGGTACATTTGATGCCTCTGTTTTTGAAATGACCGCCGCCTACTCAACATTTGCCAACCATGGCTTGTGGACAGAGCCAACTTATATTTTACGCATTGAAGATAAAAACGGCAACGTACTGTACACCCACACCCCGCGCGTTGTGCAGGCCATGAACCCGCAAACCGCCTACGTAATGACCTATATGCTTAAAGGCGTTATTGAAAACGGAACAGGTTCAAGGCTGGCTTATAAATACGGCCTGCGCAACCCGATAGGCGGCAAAACAGGCACCACCCAAAACAACTCCGACGGCTGGTTTATTGGCATCACCCCGCAACTGGTTACCGGCTTGTGGACGGGCTGTGAAGACCGTGATATTGCCTTCCAGAGCACCCGCCTTGGCGAAGGTGCCAACAGCGCCCTGCCTATCTTTGCCTTTTATATGAAGAAGGTTTACGCTAACCCTTCCCTTGGCATCAAAAAAACTGTTGATTTTGATGCCCCTGCCAATGGGGTGAGTATTGAGATGAATTGCGATGTGTATAATCAGCAACAGCAAGGCAATAATAGCGAGGTTGACAACAAACTTGGATTTTAA
- a CDS encoding AtpZ/AtpI family protein, which translates to MSKNEQDNTDDAAKQVSNYAKFTGIAFQMIAIIGICAFAGYKIDESAGHTVKWVTAALSLAGVFIALFLVIRSVKN; encoded by the coding sequence ATGTCAAAAAATGAACAGGATAATACGGATGATGCTGCTAAACAGGTAAGCAATTATGCTAAGTTTACCGGCATCGCCTTCCAGATGATTGCCATTATCGGTATCTGTGCCTTTGCCGGTTACAAAATTGACGAAAGCGCCGGGCATACCGTAAAATGGGTGACGGCTGCACTATCGCTTGCCGGGGTGTTTATTGCATTATTTCTTGTTATCCGATCTGTAAAAAACTGA
- the atpB gene encoding F0F1 ATP synthase subunit A has protein sequence MDFRPVLNSKKITLGIVLSVFSLFVSVKASALQEKKAAEPATETKEEGKFDPTETIMEHISDSHYFHIGGKLAMPLPVILYTDKGLEVFMSSVFEEGEKIYEGKYHKYALIHDKIKAVTGEDKTEDTTAKVFDLSITKNVASMLLSMVILLLVFLSVASTYKKRTGKAPKGLQSFLEPIILFVRDDIALPNIGYKYARFMPLLLTVFFFILINNLIGLVPFFPGGSNLTGNIAVTMVLSVITLLVVNLNGNKHYWAHIFVPSTVPVWLWPLWWVVELLGIFSKPFALMIRLFANITAGHIIVLALISLIFVFKSAYVSLVSVPFVVFMDVLELLVAGLQAFIFTLLTALFIGSAIEEHHH, from the coding sequence ATGGATTTTAGGCCTGTTTTGAACTCAAAAAAAATCACCTTAGGTATCGTTTTAAGCGTTTTTTCGCTGTTTGTATCTGTAAAAGCGTCCGCTTTGCAAGAAAAAAAAGCCGCTGAGCCAGCCACCGAAACTAAAGAAGAGGGCAAATTTGATCCGACTGAAACCATCATGGAGCACATCTCGGATTCACATTATTTCCACATCGGTGGAAAACTTGCAATGCCGCTTCCGGTAATTCTTTACACTGATAAAGGGCTTGAAGTTTTCATGTCATCAGTGTTTGAAGAAGGCGAGAAAATTTACGAAGGTAAATACCATAAATACGCCCTTATTCATGATAAAATAAAGGCAGTAACCGGCGAGGATAAAACCGAAGATACCACTGCTAAAGTTTTCGATCTGTCGATCACTAAAAACGTAGCTTCTATGCTGCTTTCAATGGTGATTTTACTGTTGGTGTTCCTGAGTGTAGCGTCAACTTACAAAAAACGTACAGGCAAGGCGCCAAAAGGTTTACAATCGTTCCTTGAACCAATAATTTTGTTTGTGCGTGATGATATCGCGTTGCCAAACATCGGTTACAAATACGCGCGTTTTATGCCGTTGTTATTAACTGTTTTTTTCTTTATCCTGATCAATAACCTGATCGGTTTGGTTCCGTTCTTTCCGGGTGGCTCAAACCTTACCGGTAATATCGCGGTAACCATGGTGTTATCCGTAATTACCTTATTGGTAGTTAACCTTAATGGTAACAAACACTATTGGGCGCACATTTTTGTGCCGAGCACAGTACCTGTTTGGTTATGGCCGTTATGGTGGGTTGTTGAGTTGTTGGGTATCTTTTCAAAGCCTTTTGCGTTAATGATCCGTTTGTTCGCAAACATTACCGCAGGTCACATTATTGTGCTTGCCCTGATATCGCTCATCTTCGTTTTTAAAAGCGCTTACGTTTCGCTGGTTTCAGTGCCTTTCGTAGTGTTTATGGACGTGCTTGAGTTGCTGGTAGCGGGTTTGCAAGCCTTTATCTTTACTTTGCTTACCGCATTGTTTATTGGTAGCGCCATTGAGGAGCACCATCATTAA
- the atpE gene encoding ATP synthase F0 subunit C produces MIGSIAALGAGLAVIGAGIGIGQVGGKAMEGISRQPEAASKIQTAMIIAAALIEGAALFGVVVSFLGLR; encoded by the coding sequence ATGATTGGAAGTATTGCTGCATTAGGTGCAGGTTTAGCAGTAATCGGTGCTGGTATCGGTATCGGTCAGGTTGGTGGTAAAGCCATGGAAGGTATATCACGTCAGCCGGAAGCTGCTTCAAAAATCCAAACTGCCATGATCATCGCTGCAGCTCTTATTGAAGGTGCTGCTTTGTTCGGTGTGGTAGTATCATTCCTGGGCTTACGTTAA
- the atpF gene encoding F0F1 ATP synthase subunit B: MNPLVTPELGLVVWTTVAFAFLFFILAKFAWKPIMGAITERERSIEDALLKAEAAKEEMSRLTNENESLIKQARAERDLILSEARKVKESIISEAKETAHKEGARMIELARVEINNQKAIALADVKNQVATLSLEIAEKILRKQFEDQAKQDELVGQLLKEVKL, from the coding sequence ATGAATCCATTAGTTACCCCGGAATTAGGTTTAGTTGTTTGGACTACAGTAGCTTTCGCATTTCTGTTCTTTATTTTAGCTAAATTTGCCTGGAAACCAATTATGGGCGCTATCACCGAGCGTGAGCGTTCTATCGAAGATGCTTTATTAAAAGCTGAGGCTGCTAAAGAAGAAATGAGCCGTTTAACTAACGAAAACGAATCGTTAATTAAACAAGCCCGTGCCGAGCGCGATTTGATCCTTTCTGAAGCCCGCAAGGTAAAAGAAAGCATCATTAGCGAAGCTAAAGAAACCGCGCACAAAGAAGGTGCACGTATGATTGAGCTTGCCCGTGTTGAAATTAACAACCAGAAAGCTATTGCTTTGGCTGATGTTAAAAATCAGGTTGCTACCTTGTCTTTAGAAATTGCTGAGAAAATCCTTCGCAAGCAATTTGAAGATCAGGCAAAACAAGACGAACTGGTAGGCCAGTTATTAAAAGAAGTTAAATTGTAA
- the atpH gene encoding ATP synthase F1 subunit delta, with amino-acid sequence MSEITVATRYAKSIIDLAQEQGIVAEIKADMDLFLKTLKGSPELVAVLANPIISHSKKIKILDEIFLGKVNKATIAFFKLMVNKGRGEVLYFTAGEYINQYNVKNHITKAKVTSATALSEANKATLIAELQQAVGGTVVLETKIDPALIGGFVLTIGDRQVDTSIAASLKKLKKEFAVQA; translated from the coding sequence ATGTCAGAAATAACGGTAGCAACCAGGTACGCCAAATCGATCATTGATCTTGCCCAGGAACAAGGTATTGTTGCGGAGATCAAAGCCGATATGGACCTTTTTCTTAAAACCCTGAAGGGCAGCCCCGAGCTGGTAGCCGTATTGGCCAACCCGATCATATCTCATTCAAAAAAAATAAAAATACTTGATGAGATTTTTTTGGGCAAGGTGAACAAAGCTACTATCGCTTTTTTTAAGCTGATGGTTAACAAAGGCCGCGGTGAGGTTTTATACTTTACAGCAGGCGAATATATTAACCAGTATAATGTTAAAAATCACATTACTAAGGCTAAAGTAACATCTGCAACCGCGCTTTCTGAAGCTAACAAGGCTACATTAATTGCCGAGCTGCAACAGGCTGTTGGCGGTACCGTGGTACTGGAAACCAAGATAGATCCAGCGCTGATAGGTGGTTTTGTGCTAACCATAGGCGACAGGCAGGTTGATACCAGCATTGCTGCAAGCCTTAAGAAGTTGAAAAAAGAATTTGCTGTTCAGGCATAA
- the atpA gene encoding F0F1 ATP synthase subunit alpha: MVEVRPDEVSAILRQQLAGFKSESELEEVGTVLQVGDGIARVYGLTKVQSGELVEFGTGLQGIVLNLEEDNVGVVLLGKSDDIKEGDTVKRTNRIASIKVGEGMLGRVVDTLGNPIDGKGPIAGETYEMPLERKAPGVIYRQPVTEPLQTGIKAIDAMIPIGRGQRELVIGDRQTGKTAVCIDTIINQKEFYDAGQPVICIYVACGQKASTVANIVRTLEENGAMPYSIVVAANASDSATMQFFAPFAGAAIGEYFRDTGRPGLIIYDDLSKQAVAYREVSLLLRRPPGREAYPGDVFYLHSRLLERAAKINSNDSIAQQMNDLPESIKHIVKGGGSLTALPIIETQAGDVSAYIPTNVISITDGQIFLESNLFNAGVRPAINVGISVSRVGGNAQIKSMKKVAGTLKLDQAQFRELEAFSKFGSDLDASTKNVLDKGIRNVEILKQGQYSPVTVEKQVAIIYLGTKNLMRNVPVNKVREFETEFTDQLEARHPEVLAALKAGKFDDQLTGVLETVAKELSARY, translated from the coding sequence ATGGTAGAGGTAAGACCAGATGAAGTATCAGCAATTTTGCGTCAGCAGTTGGCCGGCTTCAAGTCAGAATCTGAATTAGAAGAAGTGGGTACTGTACTCCAGGTGGGTGACGGTATCGCACGCGTTTATGGATTAACTAAAGTACAGTCGGGCGAGTTGGTTGAATTTGGCACAGGATTGCAAGGCATCGTACTTAACCTTGAAGAAGATAACGTGGGTGTGGTATTGTTAGGTAAATCTGACGATATTAAAGAAGGTGATACCGTTAAACGTACCAACAGGATCGCATCTATTAAAGTAGGTGAAGGCATGTTAGGCCGCGTTGTGGATACCCTCGGTAACCCTATCGATGGTAAAGGCCCTATTGCCGGCGAAACTTACGAGATGCCACTTGAGCGTAAAGCGCCAGGTGTAATCTACCGTCAGCCGGTAACCGAGCCATTACAAACCGGTATCAAAGCTATCGACGCGATGATCCCTATCGGCCGTGGCCAGCGTGAGTTGGTTATCGGTGACCGTCAAACAGGTAAAACTGCGGTTTGTATCGATACCATCATCAATCAAAAAGAATTTTATGATGCAGGCCAACCTGTTATCTGTATATATGTAGCTTGCGGACAAAAAGCATCAACTGTTGCCAACATCGTTCGTACGCTGGAAGAGAACGGCGCTATGCCTTACTCAATCGTAGTTGCCGCTAACGCTTCGGATTCTGCAACCATGCAGTTCTTTGCTCCGTTTGCCGGTGCCGCTATCGGCGAGTATTTCCGCGATACTGGTCGCCCTGGTTTGATCATCTATGATGACTTATCTAAACAAGCTGTTGCTTACCGTGAGGTTTCGTTATTATTACGTCGTCCACCGGGCCGTGAGGCTTACCCGGGTGACGTATTTTACCTGCACAGCCGTTTATTAGAGCGTGCCGCTAAAATCAACTCAAACGATTCGATCGCTCAACAAATGAACGATCTTCCTGAGTCGATCAAACATATCGTTAAAGGTGGCGGTTCATTAACAGCGCTTCCTATCATCGAAACACAGGCTGGTGACGTATCTGCATACATCCCAACCAACGTAATTTCGATTACCGATGGTCAGATCTTCTTAGAGTCGAACTTGTTCAACGCTGGTGTTCGTCCGGCTATCAACGTAGGTATCTCGGTATCACGTGTAGGTGGTAACGCGCAGATCAAATCAATGAAAAAAGTAGCAGGTACCCTGAAACTTGACCAGGCTCAGTTCCGCGAGTTAGAGGCTTTCTCTAAATTCGGTTCAGACCTTGACGCTTCAACCAAAAACGTGTTGGACAAAGGTATCCGTAACGTAGAGATCCTGAAACAAGGTCAATACTCACCGGTAACTGTAGAAAAACAAGTTGCTATCATTTACTTAGGTACTAAAAACTTAATGCGTAACGTACCGGTAAATAAAGTAAGGGAATTTGAAACCGAATTTACCGATCAGTTAGAAGCCCGTCACCCGGAAGTTTTAGCTGCCCTTAAAGCAGGTAAATTTGACGACCAGCTTACCGGCGTACTGGAAACAGTAGCTAAAGAACTATCGGCAAGGTATTAA
- the atpG gene encoding ATP synthase F1 subunit gamma, whose amino-acid sequence MANLKEVRNRIKSVSSTQQITKAMKMVSAAKLKRATNAIIQLRPYASKLKDLLANLSASLEDNTSPYLQEREPVRVLVVVVSSNRGLAGAFNTNVIKTANNLIAEKYPKQLAAGNVSIVAIGKKAQEFYQRRKYNVIGNNNELYSDLNFENASKITEAIMQGFVNGDYDRVELVYNHFRNAAVQYLITEQLLPVPKPEKKEEAKEANVDYILEPSQQEIVEQLIPKNIKIQLYRAVLDSNASEHGARMTAMDKATENAGELLKSLKLSYNQARQAAITTELTEIVSGAAALSGGN is encoded by the coding sequence ATGGCTAATTTAAAAGAAGTAAGAAACAGGATCAAATCTGTATCATCAACCCAGCAGATCACCAAGGCCATGAAAATGGTCTCGGCTGCTAAGTTGAAACGTGCTACCAACGCTATTATCCAACTGCGCCCTTACGCAAGTAAGCTGAAAGACCTGTTGGCTAACCTGTCGGCAAGTTTGGAGGATAACACTTCGCCGTATCTGCAAGAGCGCGAGCCGGTACGTGTATTGGTAGTTGTGGTATCATCAAACCGTGGTTTGGCCGGTGCATTCAATACCAACGTTATTAAAACTGCCAATAACTTAATCGCCGAGAAATATCCTAAGCAATTAGCTGCCGGTAACGTATCTATCGTTGCCATCGGTAAAAAAGCCCAGGAGTTTTATCAAAGGCGTAAATACAACGTTATTGGTAACAACAACGAGCTGTACTCGGATCTGAACTTTGAAAATGCTTCAAAAATTACCGAAGCCATTATGCAGGGTTTTGTGAATGGTGATTACGACCGTGTTGAATTGGTGTATAACCACTTCCGTAACGCGGCTGTACAATACCTGATCACCGAGCAGCTGTTACCAGTGCCAAAACCTGAGAAAAAGGAAGAGGCCAAAGAAGCTAACGTTGATTACATCCTTGAGCCATCACAACAGGAAATTGTTGAGCAATTGATCCCTAAAAATATCAAAATCCAACTTTACCGTGCTGTTTTGGATTCGAACGCTTCTGAGCACGGTGCCCGTATGACAGCGATGGATAAAGCAACCGAAAACGCCGGTGAGCTTTTGAAATCGTTAAAACTTTCATACAACCAGGCCCGTCAGGCAGCCATCACTACCGAGCTTACCGAGATTGTGAGTGGTGCGGCAGCCCTTTCAGGCGGCAACTAA
- a CDS encoding DUF4349 domain-containing protein: MKTKLFLALLAGVLLLGACKGSNYEAIRDDKASSSSADTVAVSTNTAADTVSTKLVKTADMRFKVKNVQQTGDAIAALTTRDGGMVMHHQMQTNVERSEDIRVSDDSVKRVSALSTNADMTVKVPSEKLENFMTEVSHMGMYVTLRKMDIEDRTLDYLSEKLKLRNRQDLVDQQKKGKVVIKDPVNVMLLKDDMVDQQIGNMRTDAAVKYSVVSLSFYQSNIIHQEMVANDDPSAYQLPFFKRLAIAINNGWFVFVELLLALANIVLAIGLWGLYRYYRRKHPVWFASGVKS, encoded by the coding sequence ATGAAAACAAAATTATTCCTGGCGTTGCTGGCGGGCGTATTGCTGCTGGGCGCTTGTAAAGGATCAAACTATGAAGCCATCCGCGATGATAAAGCCTCATCGTCCAGTGCGGATACTGTTGCCGTAAGCACCAACACGGCCGCCGACACTGTATCAACCAAACTGGTAAAAACTGCCGACATGCGCTTCAAAGTAAAAAACGTACAGCAAACCGGCGATGCCATCGCGGCACTTACCACTCGTGACGGCGGCATGGTAATGCACCACCAGATGCAAACCAATGTTGAACGGAGCGAAGACATTCGCGTAAGCGACGATTCGGTGAAGCGTGTATCAGCCCTTAGCACCAATGCCGATATGACGGTGAAAGTCCCTTCCGAAAAACTGGAAAACTTTATGACCGAAGTTAGCCACATGGGTATGTATGTTACCCTCCGCAAAATGGATATTGAAGATCGCACCCTCGATTACCTCTCCGAAAAGCTGAAACTCCGCAACCGGCAGGACCTGGTAGATCAGCAAAAGAAAGGCAAAGTAGTAATTAAAGATCCGGTGAATGTGATGCTGCTAAAAGATGATATGGTAGATCAGCAAATTGGCAACATGCGTACCGATGCCGCGGTGAAATACAGTGTGGTTAGCCTCAGCTTTTACCAGAGCAATATTATCCACCAGGAAATGGTGGCCAATGATGATCCTTCGGCTTATCAACTGCCGTTTTTTAAGCGTTTGGCTATAGCCATAAACAATGGTTGGTTTGTGTTTGTCGAATTGCTGCTGGCACTGGCAAATATTGTTTTGGCGATAGGTTTGTGGGGCTTATATCGCTATTACAGGCGCAAACACCCGGTATGGTTTGCAAGTGGTGTAAAATCCTAA
- the gldB gene encoding gliding motility lipoprotein GldB, whose product MSSTRFIAKQIYLIFFIGLILSSCRDHKKVDLSNINVDVKIERFDHDFDAMHSKPMGTQAAYLQNNYGTFYPDFIQRILQAGSTKDTAYFETLRKVFAGKAYIDLKHDVDAAYPNMDKPEASLTEAFKYIKYYYPQKRLPRVYAYISGFQAQTSIGDGYFAIGIDLFLGADSRFYPSLTDAYPHYLSRWFTPDNITPRVVEGMAREDMFPENDADKSLLNKMIYNGKIMYFMDRILPDVADSTKIRYTTQQLQWCHDFEGKIWGYFLEENLLYETDYPKIQRYLTEAPFTPGLGEKNDSAPKLAVWTGWQIVRRYMEKHPEVTLQQLMADKDAQKILNESAYHPK is encoded by the coding sequence ATGAGTTCTACCCGGTTTATAGCAAAGCAAATTTACTTAATTTTTTTTATCGGCCTGATATTAAGCAGCTGCCGCGATCACAAAAAAGTTGACCTGAGCAATATTAACGTTGATGTCAAAATAGAACGCTTCGATCATGATTTTGATGCCATGCACAGCAAACCTATGGGCACGCAGGCCGCATACCTGCAAAACAACTATGGCACTTTTTATCCCGATTTTATTCAACGCATTTTACAGGCCGGCAGTACAAAAGATACCGCTTATTTTGAAACGCTAAGGAAAGTGTTTGCAGGCAAGGCTTATATCGACCTGAAACATGATGTTGATGCCGCCTACCCTAACATGGATAAGCCGGAAGCCAGCCTTACCGAAGCTTTTAAATACATCAAATATTATTATCCGCAAAAACGCCTGCCACGTGTTTATGCCTACATTTCGGGCTTTCAGGCTCAAACCAGCATTGGCGATGGTTATTTTGCCATTGGGATCGATTTGTTTTTGGGAGCCGATTCGAGGTTTTACCCCTCGTTAACCGATGCGTATCCGCATTACCTGTCGCGATGGTTTACGCCCGATAATATTACCCCACGGGTTGTTGAAGGTATGGCCAGGGAAGATATGTTTCCCGAAAACGACGCGGATAAATCTTTGCTGAATAAAATGATCTACAACGGCAAGATCATGTATTTTATGGACAGGATTTTGCCCGATGTGGCCGATAGCACCAAGATCCGTTATACCACGCAGCAATTGCAATGGTGCCATGATTTTGAAGGCAAGATCTGGGGATATTTTTTGGAGGAGAATCTGCTTTACGAAACCGATTATCCAAAAATTCAACGGTATTTAACCGAAGCTCCTTTTACTCCCGGCCTGGGCGAAAAAAATGATTCGGCACCTAAGCTGGCTGTATGGACGGGCTGGCAGATAGTGCGCCGGTATATGGAAAAACATCCGGAGGTTACCCTACAGCAGCTAATGGCCGATAAGGATGCCCAGAAGATCCTGAACGAATCGGCCTATCATCCCAAATAA